The Megalops cyprinoides isolate fMegCyp1 chromosome 15, fMegCyp1.pri, whole genome shotgun sequence region AGGTTGGATCAATCTACAACACAAACAGAGTTTATACAAAATGTTTCTTCTAAAAACGATACAGCAATGGCTTTCAAAGCACTGATGGTTTTCACATCACCAGTGGCtgtttaatgaatgtaatgaagaGGGCTGACATGAGAAATTTTCCCGATTGTTCACTTTATTCTGCTCCTTTTCAATTTCCTCTGTAAAAGCCTGGCATGTTCATTCCTACTTCACATTCATGGAACTggaaactgacaaaaacaaatgagagaGCTGTAGGCACTTCCTTTGTCTTACTTAAGAAATGCAATTGTCATATTCCTATTCCTAATAAAAACCTATTACCCAGCTTCAAGCTTTGTAATTATGTTAACTATCAGCAGACAAAGAAAAGGCGAatgaatataaaacacaaagatATGCATCTTTGTACAATGTTATGACCAGTTACCAAGAACATGATTCACAGAAATGGTCACTGAATGAATCAATAATATGAGCATATAATTTTGCATCTCCTTTTACATCACAATGaaactaataaataatatgCATAATTCATAGCTTTACTGAACATGACTGATACTTGATTATTTAGAAAACTATAGATTAACCTCATTTCACTCTATATTTGGTGAAAGGACAGGCATTTTCCCTGATTTATAGCTTTGTCCAGCAACAGCATCACAGACTGTGCGCTGATAAAATATAATCATGACTAAGGATAACAAAGAACACTTGATtattcaaaaagaaatgaatgcttgctaattaatgaaaagtgaaaaatttatttcacactattattgTGAAAGAAGACCCAAAGAAGAacttaataaaaacagataattCATTGAAATTATCAACTTCCTTGCCTAACACTGTGATTGAATGCAGATCTCTGTAGGTTGATgatgtgtgtgcacagaggaCCAGTCTTTTATACAGGGTCTAATGAAAGAAGGGGGATTTGACAACTCAAAAATCTGAATAACAACAGAATAATataatcaaattaataaaaataccaCATCCCTAGTCCTTATCACTCACCTCTTGGGCCCATCCATGAGTCGATATAGGTGTTTAGTCTGTGGTTAATTGTCTCCATGTCCATCCTGCAAGAGGAAAACAGCATCTGTCAGAGACTGGAAACTGCATGTAtctttataaaatatttacagctcATTTTGGCTGTCAACAAGTACATATCTTTCAGGTCTATTGTATCGCAGCCTTTGAGATGCAAATAATCCATTTTACATTGATGGTGCTAGCTCACGTACACCAAAAAGGTCTACAAAACTACATcccctcccaaaaaaacaaacaaacaaaataactaTATTCAAACCAGACAAAGATTCCTAAGAAAGGAGGGCATAGCCAGTGAGCAATGCCATGAAAACTATGATTCCTCAATCATTCCATGGTAATTCAACACCTTCCATCTGATCGAAACAGGGTAGCCTCTTAACAGCACAGCTTTACTTTTAAGAGGAGTATGTGAAGGGGTGTGTCATCTTTTTTGGCAAAAGTGAAATGACCTTTCACCATGAAGGGTGCAAAGGCTTAAGGGATGGGCCATTAGGACAACTGGCAAATGGCTACAGCATGCTCTGGCAGAGTGGTGCTGCTGGATCAAAAGGCAAGGGTAAATtaaggcagagaaaaaaaagaaacactgacaCTTCTACAGAATATGCATGCATCATAAATTGCTCACCAATCAACTGCATTCTAATTGCCCTGTTCCAAATATTCAGACTTTGATCCCAATGCACACATCACTGTTCTGAAACTcttgcattaaaatgttgtaATAAAATACCACAGGTCAAGTCTGGGTTCAAGCATACCTCACAGTAGTTACTGATTTACAACAGAGAGCATATGTCATAGGCCTACATGAAACCAttttactgtgaaaaacaggaaaaggaagggaaaagggaggaaaaggaCAGCTTATGGGGTAGCCTACAGCACAACTCTTTTTATATGCCTGTCAAACACGCTTTTGTAGGGCAACTTACACTGCATTTACAAATTGCACATATAACGCAGTTCCACAGCTGGACATCTACTGAGGAGATTCGTCTTAAGTTCCCTGATCTGGAACACAACAGCTGTTCCTCATCCAGGAACTTAACCAGTAGCCATTGATGGCGCCAGTTTCGACCCTTCTGCGGCATGACTTCcatgcaccacagcagagcaaAGTGTGACATTAACGTGGCGATCTGACAGATGGCTTTCGTCTGTCTCCCCTGTTCGCACCGCGCCCTTCCCAAATCCTACTGTGACACTCTGTtgcctgtcattttcacagcatgcaCTATCAAAGAGGGACAcataatcaaaaacagaaaaaaactagaCTAAGTGACGATACTTGGAAACAAAATGCTACTCTACCTGTGAGAAAAGTGTCCCAGATTCTGTTTTGTCACAAAGAATTATAAATGTTAGTTGCTTGAAGCTAACGAAAAACGACATGACAGACGGAGATTTGGGTGGGGTAATATGAGGCAATATAACAagaatttgtgtttttggagCTAAAGACACTTTTAAGCAAGTTCAGTCCGTCTTCGGATGTCCCACAAACCTGTTGGGATTTAGCCACAAATTGAATCTAAATTCAACATGGAAAAGGTAGCTGCCCAGTTTAGCTGCCGTATCAAAACATCTAGATAGTAATCTAGATTGCTGTCAGAATTACCAACCAGCTATTATCACAGCTGTGGGAAGTCTACTGCGTACGTTTTACATGAGTACATTCAACGAGTGGGATACGACTTCAGCATAGGTTgctcgttagctagctacacaaGGCAGTAATTAGCCTACTATTTGTTCATCGCTTTGATTAGCCTCGCTACTTAGCTGCCAAGAGACATGCGAGTAATTCCCAGCTAGCAATCTGGATTAGCTAGTTTCCTCACTGACGTTCTTAAAAATGTAGCCACTTTGCCAACGGCAATGCAGTGTAGTgtacagtctctctctgtcgctgTTAGAGGCATCACACATTATTTTCCTATTAAGGCAGGGCAGGGAACAGTAAAACACAATGGAAGCATAGCCCTAAATTTTGACCCGATGCTTGAGTAGCAATTGACATGGACTGTGCGACTGTTCAAGGCAACTAGTGAAATGTAAAGGAAATTGCCAGTTTTACCTTCAGTTTCTGATAGCGTGACCTACAATTTCAATTCTTTTGTTACTAATCAGAGGTTTAAACATACTTCGCTCTAGATATCGTTCCAGCCCAGAACTGGGCAGCCCAGCTGCAGCCTGTAAGATCATTTTCATGTGCGCAACTACAGCTAAGAGCGATTTCtatcattgcaaaaaaaaaaaaaatcaaaatgatagTGCATCTGAGTGCGCATATTGTAATGCATCATACCCCTTGCTAGCTATTTAGAGCAATCGTTTACCACCGAGCAACATAAAAGACAAAACTTGAAACGCTTAGCAAGCTAATAATCTTAAAACAGCCTTACTGACTTTTTTTGGTCTTTGTCGCTATACAACCGTAATCTTTGCGCTTACCAGCTACCTATGACAGCTAAGTTTATTATAACAAAGTTTTGTCTTTCTCCATGTACATACAACTAACCGACACAATGAAAAGCACCAGTAGCCGAGGAAAAAAACGTCCTGGAGAAAATGTTACAAGTAGCAAGAGAGAATACAGTTGCACAAAGCGGACAATGTTAACACCTAGACAGCTACGTGCCCAGCAACTGTACCATtgctattagctagctactgtgAAAGAGGAGCCCATCAATGGAGTGATAACGGTACACGAGTCATTTTAGCTGAACAGGGCAGCTAGCCTCATGCACAACCAAAGTGAGGCATAATAACTTTATAGCTAACCGTTGCATACGTAATGATTCATGTTAGCCACCTGTATGTTGGAGGTCGTTAGCTATCTAGCCAGAAATATGCAGGTAAAATATGTGCTCATTCGAATGAGTGGACAGCAGCAGCTAACGTTAATGAAATAGTAGCCTACTATTCGCTCTCTGCATTGAAAGCTAGCTTACTAAAAATGCCAATTATAATGAATTTATTACACAAAAGCCCAACAAAAACGAGGAACTGTAGCTATCGATACGACCtctggtatttttttcccacatatAAATCAAAATCATGTATGTTACCTTTTTCCCTTTGAGGATGTGTAACCTTGGGTGCCCACCAGCAGAGGCGAAACGACCTGCTCGACTTTTCGTCTGAGTGGAAAGAATCAGCAGGGAAGAAACATATGAACTCTCTGGCTCCGCGCCCTAAGCGTCATTGTCAGTGACGATACCTTGAACAAGTGGATGACCTTCATTGATTGCTGCGTTAAACTGGCAAACCGGCAGCAATATTGCAAAACTGCCCACGGCACATGTCTAGATAGCTTCAATACGCTAATAGCCGATGCTGAAGTTATTTTTACAGACACCACGCCATGCCAATCGCGTTGTTAGCCTGCTACAATAGGCCTATATTTAATTCTGACATCAGTGAGTTCATTGTAACGAAAATCGCGAAACGCCAGCCAGTTTCAAAGTGTACTTCAGATCATTATGTCAAATACATGCGATGTCTTACAAGTCGGTACGGTTTGATCCTATCAAATTCATGTCATCAGTAGTAGGTAACTAAATTACAAATTACGGTTTAGCACACACCTTCTTGTCGTCGCATAGTTCAACTACACAGCTGCTTTCATACCAAGGGAGAGGAAAAGCTTTAATTTCATGTCAAAACTGGGCCACCGCAACATGCCACTGAAATGGTTTGTGCTCAGAGCTGCAAGCTTATTTGTAATGCttaaacatgcacagacaccctCAGAGTTAGCCTGTTGTATAGGTTATTGACCATGAACACATACCGCAAACTTCCAGCGAAAGTTAGCTACATAGCTTTTTCTTTCATGCCATCCTCCTATCGTTTTAACAGTGCCATGCCATTTTAGGGATCCCTGCCCTGAAAATGACGTTCAGCTTCGGTCCTTACCTCCTCTGTATGAGCAAAGAGGGCAAATTGAATTGTAAATGAAATCGGATGAAAGGTAACCCAATGCCGAGCTCACCGCGGGATGATGTACAGTGTAAAGAGGTTAGCAGCTGTTCACAGACTCGAGGTCGAACGATTCCGCTATGTCACCCCATTCATCTGGCGTCAGTGAAGACCAATCACAGCACCGCATTCATCTGACAGTCCGGGGACGATGGGGTGAGTACGGGGTGAGTAGCCTACAGTGCCGGCAGCCGGGTTCTAACTTACACCCTTGTAGGGTAACTTGCGGGCGCCGGGAGAACGTGAGAGAAACGGGGCTGTTccttaaacatatttaaaacagcattcGTGCTTAGACTACACCCATTTAAAAATGAGCTCTTCGACACGTAGAATGGAAAACTACCGCTGgaatactttaaaaaataaggCAATATGGAgattaaatgaaactgaagtgaaatgatTGTTATGGAAATGCAACGACTGTGAAACCAGATATGCAAcagcattacataacatacatgtGAATGAAGTGACTGACACACATGGGCTTTCATTTTAAGTTGAAAAGACTACCACGCAAGGTTGTTGGGTGTTCGCATTTATAGCTTCCGTTTGGGTAGAGaagttacatttaatattaatttattgcTCTGCACATGCACAGTTGCCTGATGAAGCCTGGTCCATACTCCAATACAAAGATATCGGGTACATTATTTTAGTCAGGTTCACAACGGATGATTATACTTAGGTTACTGGTGTGACCGTACTTGATTCAGCGTGTCGTGCAGTGCTGAACATCACAGCATACAGATGGCCACGAAAAGCAATACTACCCAAGTTCTGACCTGgtactgttacattttttacgCTGCCCTCCGTTCACGGTCGTTCATGATTGAGATACTTTTTATACTCCAAGGATCCATCAACTCTGTATTCCTTTCGACCAACCATGATCGATTAAAACTATATATTTCACATCAGAGGACTGTCACTCCCAATATCAGTTAACCAAGAGAAAGAGCAAAATTCTCTCACCATTCCAAAATGTTAAATAACCATTATTATTTACCACGTTGTAGGAATTTGTCACCCTGTTTTGGCATTGCAGTGTCTGGTATTGTGCGTGGAGATGGCCAACACAGTTGGCCAGGTGGTGATATTACATGGAACTGCTCATGGCCTGTTGAAGACAATTTGGGGACTTGCTGGATAATGCTTTGTTCTAGTTTTATGAGTAAGTCACGTGCGCCCTCTGGTGGCAAATACAGAACTCTACAGCGTACTGGGCAAATGAACAGACAGAATTGTTAGAATGGCATCAAGTACGCCTACTGATCCTTTTCGAGAACTGCAACGAAATAAGCACTTGTGTACGGTGATAGTTTATATAGTTCTAGTGGTCGAATTCCAAGGAGGAGTCTATTTCAGATTTTGCTTAAGTTCATCTGTTAGCAGAGGACCTGATCAAATCCATACAACTCTACATGATATACcaaataatgattttatttatatagctatAATCAAATACAAGAAAAggtaaatatatcaaaataatgacaaaggggaatgtttggtttgtgtttctTATTAACAACATTATTTCCTGAGACCTAAGGTAAAACATATTTGATATGATAGTGCACAGATAAATAACTGACATATTATTCAGCCCtttatgaaatgttattttccatttgaGCTCAGTTTAAGATATTCTATGCAACTGTCACAGAGCGAGTCCACTCTCATGGAACTCTCTTGGAAGTATTCCCCCAaaattttcctttgaaaaagtAGCATTACAGCACAAGGTTGTTACCTGCACCTTTTATCTTCTCAACATTTCATATGGATATTTATCTGAAAggatattaatgcaaagcactTTAAACAGCAAAGCCACATCAAAGAAATCAAGAGATGCATAATTAGCACTGTATAACTCAGATTTATTCAAAGagctatctttttttttctaaattgcCAAACAATTACTGACCTTCACCAGCATTTCATTACACTACTAATTCTGATTAGGGTTCCAATACAGTGTAAGCACAATGAGCAATCTCTTAAAGGCAATGCTTTCTAAAGACACAGCAGTACAATTCAGCAAAGCCAAAACTTATTCTCAAAGGAAGTGTTCAAACAAACGCAGACACAGCTCAAAGGCGGTATCAAGACATGATGGTTAATGTTTCTAGACAGCAGAACAGTACTTGCAGTTCACTTATAGATAAATCTTGCTAATGTACAACTTAGTGTTTGTTATATTCATATAACCTCACACTAACCGAGGACACTTCTCTAACATAAACATcagaaaatatgtacatataggtttgattgaatttttcttttcaactactaaaataatttgtgaattgtaaaaatctgatataTACAAATTGGATACACACATGGCTGAGCACTGcaatgcatacagtacatgcattttgtttcttatttcttttaaaagtcAATTGGTTTGGACCGTGGTTCTTCTGTTCAGCCACATATTTGGTCTTCATGCAGTTAGGGAATCAGTGACAATGGTTGGAGGGGGGACGACACACTCGCACATTGATTACAGAACCAGGACAGTGTGAAGAGCGCCTTTATTTGTTCCTGTTGATTGGGTCACCAATGAGTTCTGGGCAACGGATCTCTCCCTTGGCAATCCTGTCACACCTCACCAGGAGGTCATAGTTGATTTTGTCAGTGATCACACTGTCTTGCTTGTACTGAGGATGCTTTGCCACAAACTCTCTCATCCATTTTGCCATGGTCATCAGCTCTCCTGCATTGCACAGAGAATGAAATGAACATCTAGATTAGGTAATCATATGATTCTCCTATTGCATGATTTTCTTACAGTGTGCTAAAGCATCTCTTTGAACATGTTAGCACATCTGAACATGTTACAACAAATTCTGGCCACACACGAGTTAAgtggaacacaaggaaaatacACTTTTAACTATGGTCACAACAAACTACAAAGCTGACAAAGTAACCTTAATTTTAACAGAATATTCAGTGTCACTTGAAGAAACGGTACCCTTTCACACAAGTTAAGAAACATACTCATTTACAAGCCATGTTCAAAAGGACACTGTATGAGTATTTGGTAGACCCTACTATTACATCATCATTCATTCTGACTCCTTTGTACTCTGTGGTTGATGTTGGAGGCAGGTCTTTGATACAGCGACAGCCCTCGTTACTGCTTATCACACCCGCAGCCCAGTTTCAAATCAATGGACTATGGACTGCGCGAGGTGAGATAAGACTGCAGCAGTGATTTCAGCACACTTCCAAGGGCACCTGCTTATACACGCCAGCCACTGCAGCAGCACTCCAACCGCCCTGCCACACCCTGGTGTGGCCCAGCCAACTGCTTAGGACGGAGTTTGCTCACAGTATCACGTTCGAgatagggtgaccatacgtcctcttcctcccggacatgtcctctttttgggactTCAGAATgtgtcccaaaaagaggacatttctgggaaaaagaggacgtatggcCACACTAGTTCCAGAGGACTGCGGCACCTCACGTCTTCACATACCTGAAGCCCTTTTTTTGATAAGTTTCAGGTAATTCAGGATGGTGCATCTTGTGTCCACGTCCACCTCCATGTTTTCAAGGTAGCAGTTGAGTATTGGAATGAGTCCCTGAAACACTCCCTCCTGAGAGAAGAGAAATTATACTGATTAAAATTGAAATCATATAAACATAAAGACAATAGACAAAAATTGGACgtaaaataaaagtatattAGTATATATTCTTAGTATATGCTCTTACACTAAGATAATTATCTGTATGTTAGTGCAATGCATTGTGTACGCTAAAGTATTTAATATATGCAGAGATTTAGCACAGTTTCTTAGCTTGGCACTTAATATCTGTAACAAATATTGTCCTGATATGTTGAATATTGTCcttgtaagttactctggataagtaAGTAACACAGTGTAAcctgtattactgtattaatATCATCTCAGCTCTGCAGAACAAATATGTGAGTTTAAGTGGAGTATGATTTCAACAGGGTTTCAATATAATCCAAAGGTTCTGCCATATGAAAGAGCAAAGAGTAACTGAACCTTGCTCCAGGTAACAAGAAACAGACCACCTCCTTTGAAATTGGATATGCTGTCTCTGATTTAAAAAGGCTCAAGACAAAAGTAACAAGCACcatgaaaaaagttaaaatgtttAAGCATTTCAAAGATGACTGAAACAAATGGGTtgcatgtaaatgcattcattcactCTTCTTTTGGGGAGTGGAAGctaggaaacaaacaaacagccgGTGATGTAGCCAAAAGAAGAGTACAGCCTAAGCAAGCtaaaaacattaacaacagCATATTGCTAGCAAGTGGTGATTTTTACATAGGTGATCCTACCAGAGATGTCTTGATAAGcctcaaaattaaaaatggaactTTTAATGTGTGCATTGATGACTGCTTCGACATTTCTGGCAGTTATAAGCTTGCTAACAAGAATTAGTTTAGCTGATGATATACTTAGATTGTTAGTTTTCAGCCCCACCACATCAGCTTTGATCCACAGTGACTTCACAGTGTTTCTGAAGCTTAATCTGACATTGTTAGTTAAATTTGTTTCTAAAGTAAAAATctagaaaaaaatctgagaaaataGGATAAAAAAGCTATAATTAGCTACTCTGTCAGAGATAGTATATTAAAAGAGTCCATTTAACACTGAATTGATGGTGAGTGGAGACCGATTTAAACAGGAGATGTCTGTAAAACAGTATCAACAGTGATGCAGTGAAAGGAAGTTACCTTTCCATTGATAATCGTGTCTATGCTCATCAGTGTGTACTCTGCAGTGTCATTATCCAAGCCATTTGGTGTTGCTGATGAACCATCAACAACAGGATTGCAACCTACAAATacaagaaattatttaaaagagTAACTCTGGAATTTAATACTACAGGTATTCAGCTATCTGTTGGCCAGTTAAAATTATGGTTGACAGATAAGTGGTATTTATTATATGTTATGTAAATTGCTTGACCTAGCACTTTTTGTTGACCTTCCTTTATTatagaaaagaaaattataGAAAATCACGTTTACACAAACTACACTGGAcaaattcaaatccaaaatgttcacctttaaaaatgtcaaatccAAAATGTTCATGAAATCATCAAATCCAAAATGTTCACCTTTAAAAATGTCCTTCCGGAAGTAAAACATGCCCTCTAGAACGGCATTTCGTTTCTGAGCGACTTTCATGTTGTCATCAACCTAATGTAGGACACAAAAGTCATGATTATGCAGTGATATTTCAAGCCTCATCCTCCCCCTTGCTCCAACTTCCAACTTATTTCAAAGGATAATCTACTTTGATTCACCTCATTTTTCAGAGATATAATTCAACAAATGCCCTACAGTATATGTTGGGTTTTTAGCAAAATTTCCATctactgttttattgttttcttttattgcacTGCATACAAACATGTCCATCATGCACCTTAACTAATTAGATCATTTCCAGCAATTAATGAGTACTGAACGTTTCTCCAACCTTTGACAAGGGGATGAGGAAGTCCAGCTTGTATGATAGGATTACTCTGGTAAGTAAAACCACAAAGACAACGTACGCGGAGTTCTCAAAGTCTGTCAGCTGGACctggaagaaggaaaaaacaacaacaacaaaaaaaacaaatcaataattGCCTTGAAAACTCTTcagtgaaaatatgcatttcaattATACATACTATACCTGGAACAGTGTAATTACAAGAATTGCTTGTCTTGTATTAAAAGCATCTGTTCTTTCACCCCCTCAATGTGGAATTACACACTCTCATAATGGTCTTGAGTGGAAAGGTCAGATGACTGGCTAGACTGTCATGGGGCAGCATGACCCCTCAGTAGCACCAGTCAGATCTGCATTGATTGTTCCATGAAACTTTGATCATCATGTGGTGACACATAACAGAGGTATTTCCCAGAAGTGACGGCCCAATCCTTTTGTGTCCGGTCTATCCAGGGCTTACAAGAATAAGTCTGAATATTTACGCAAATGTAATCACCCCACAGCTTTGGTTACACCTAAAAATCTCCAGTGCTAACTACCCTCCCCTTCAATGTGTACTTGAAGTTCGTTTTCATCAGTCTCATTATTACATTGACTGGACTGATAATGTTAACCTTCCTTCTTCAGACCATCACTGTAGTTAATCAAACTGCTGTCACTCTCACTGGACATATATACCATTGTACTGCACAACTTGAGGCTAAATTTCACCGAATTTCAAACCCAAGCCAGTAactacatgcatgtgcataccacacagaaccacagcaaGTGCTTTTGGTTTTGACATATATTTTAGCATCCAACAGAGGGCAGCAGTAGTGCATTTAAGCTTGCTTGGTATCAGCAGAATAGTAATTCCATTGCAACTGAGCCTTTAGGAGCATACCAATTTAGTATGCTGTTGTGCACAAAGCACAGGACATCTGCCAGAGCAGCGGAACGGAAGTGTGTAAGAGCATGTGAGTGTCTGTTGCAGATGATGATATTACTCTCTAATATTTGGACAAGCAGTACAGCAAGTGCCCTTAGTTGGCAACCCTGGCCTTTAGCTCGACAAGACACTTGCAtctgttgtgtgtgctgtgcacttTTTCAAACACGCAGAAAATCTGCTGTTACACTCAAGCTAGTTCAGTTGAGTGTTCAGTTCATTTGAACACACTAATATTCCATGCGGCATCCTCACCTCCATAGGGCGAAACTCAACCCTCCATCCGATGTCCGAGTTTGGAGGAGGAGGCTTGAACCTCATTGTCTGCCAGTTGGTCGACTGAAGGTTCTGTGATACAGACAGCAACACCAACTCAGAATTTTCAAGAGTGAGCATTTCTACTACAACGGGCCACACAAATCGCTCAGTCTGCCATTCACCTCCGGAATGGAAATCTGGATGCTAATCTTGGTCTTTGGACCAGGAATGTCAACATCATTCAACATACCATGTTGCTACACAGTAGGAATTACAAGGCATTAGCGGGCTTAACAGACATTCACCCACATTCAGAAAACTAACTATACTTCAACATGAAAGGTAGGTAAGGGACTGAGACTCACAGAACACCCAGCACGTACAGTAATCCCATACCTCAAAGTGGTCCGACTCATTCTCATCATCCAAGTGAATTTTCTCCTCAAAAACGGATAATGGATCACGGATGAAAAGATGAGCTATGTGTTGCGCCAGCAGTTTGTCAATCCCTGCAAAATTGACATGTAATCTACATTCAGTAtaacatttcagtttcttattaTTACAACTTAAGTACTTCAGAGTGatggttcatttttcaaatcattGCATAAGACACATGTAAGGTCATATGTTCCTGTGGTGTCTGTGCAATGATAACATTATTCACCGATCTgttaaaacagcaataatgttTAGTAACACTCTTTTCTGACCCGTTATCTACCAACCAAAAGATCTGCCTTTAAAATGTAGTGGTGCTTcataacatttttcagttttggtgtGCTTGTGATGATTGCACCAGTGGAAATATTACAGATTTTGGTGACACTTTCTTTATAAAATAGTAACAGCAATTACACCTTGCATATTACCTGCTTCCAGTAGCTGTTTGTTGACCTGCTCATCTATTGTCAGTTCTATATCGTTGTATTTCTCACCACAGCAGGAGAGATAGCTGTCAATAGAATCATATCTTGATTTATGGATCCTgaatttgctgtttttcagtggctgtaaagaataagaaataagaataagaaatggTCAGGGTGACTGTAATAGCTTACATTGAACATATTTTCAACTGCTGGGTATCAACAGAGGCTCCTTTGGTTAAGCAACGGAAGGGTTAAACCTTACTGCCCCACTTGGAAATCAACCCTTCAACTTTCTGTTTACAACTCTGTTTCCTTAAGAACCATGCCACAATGCTGCCACCTACTCACCTCCAAGCCCCTCTCCTCTTTCGTTCGGTCATCCACCGAGGCAGAAATAACGCCCCAGCGGCAGTCGATGTCTGACACATAGCCTCTGTAGAAGGGGGAGGCAGCACTCAGGGCCATCTGTAAACACGCACACCATTACCTCAGAAGGTTTAAAACAACTCAGCAACATCCACCAGTCAAATGCTTTCAATAGCACAGTGCCCTGTCTACTGTATACCCAAAGAACAATAAAGTTTTTCAACATCACAGTTTGGATAGTCAAATTACTACTACATTACCTAACAGACAGCCATTTCCTGGAGTGA contains the following coding sequences:
- the gclc gene encoding glutamate--cysteine ligase catalytic subunit, translating into MGLLSQGSPLNWEETKKYADHIRKHGIIQFLNIYNKVKDRQKDVLKWGDEVEYMLVAMDDKDEKVRLVLNGGEVLETLQDKGEKTNPNHPTLWRPEYGSYMIEGTPGQPYGGTMSEFNTVEDNMGKRRKEASSVLKEHETLCTITSFPRLGCPGFTLPECKPTPVEKGVSKSLFFPDEAINRHPRFSTLTRNIRHRRGEKVVINVPIFKDKNTPSPFVEEFPEDDGEAARAALPDHIYMDAMGFGMGNCCLQVTFQACSISEARYLYDQLATICPIVMALSAASPFYRGYVSDIDCRWGVISASVDDRTKEERGLEPLKNSKFRIHKSRYDSIDSYLSCCGEKYNDIELTIDEQVNKQLLEAGIDKLLAQHIAHLFIRDPLSVFEEKIHLDDENESDHFENLQSTNWQTMRFKPPPPNSDIGWRVEFRPMEVQLTDFENSAYVVFVVLLTRVILSYKLDFLIPLSKVDDNMKVAQKRNAVLEGMFYFRKDIFKGCNPVVDGSSATPNGLDNDTAEYTLMSIDTIINGKEGVFQGLIPILNCYLENMEVDVDTRCTILNYLKLIKKRASGELMTMAKWMREFVAKHPQYKQDSVITDKINYDLLVRCDRIAKGEIRCPELIGDPINRNK